From Camelus bactrianus isolate YW-2024 breed Bactrian camel chromosome 16, ASM4877302v1, whole genome shotgun sequence, the proteins below share one genomic window:
- the CNTROB gene encoding centrobin isoform X3, whose protein sequence is MVPGISLRWKVFGVNSRACSKLHVMWPIWSLFPSLPDPACGSLWLPAGDAPTPSADSERREEDSFDSDCTATLLNTRPLQDLSPSSSAQALEDLFPRYASLRPGPPLNPPDFQGLRDALDSEHTRRKHCERHIQSLQTRVLELQQQLAVAVTADRKKDIMIEQLDKTLARVVEGWNRHEAERTEVLRGLQEERQAAELTRSKQQETVTRLEQSLSEAVEALNREQESARLQQRERETLEEERQALTLSLELEQQQCRALQDERDEARAGQLSERRLLETLQVALEEERQTRAQQERQLKERYQALQEESQAQLEREKGNTQRESQAAREAQQQLALVQSEVRRLEGDLDTARRERDALQLEMSLVQARYESQRIQMESELAVQLEQRVTERLAQAQESSLRQAASLREHHRKQLQELNGQHQQELSTQLAQFKVEMAEREERQQQVAQDYELRLAREQARVRELQSGNQQLEEQRVELVERLQAMLQAHWEEANQLLSTPLLPPNPAVPPVSPSSPGPQEPEKGERRMWTVPPVAVALKPVLQQSREAREELPGVPPVLCSPSPDLSLLLGPTFQSQHSFQPLEPKPDLTSSSAEAFSAVGTFHPDHRAERPFPEEDAGSDRDGFLKQGLPPASQLQGLKHFLQQLLETAPPSNENPSADLLPTKSGPLTVPTWEEAPQVPRLPPPVHKTKVPLAMASSLFRVHELPSAQSQSGGPRGGSPERGGDGLASSRQLMEVSQLLRLYQARGWGALPAEDLLLYLKRLEHSGYQPGGTGGKIRTDSRGDDVPRRNTDSRLGEIPRKEIPSQALPRRLATAPKTEKPPARKKSGHPAPGSARSRGGIWR, encoded by the exons ATGGTTCCAGGCATATCTTTGAGATGGAAAGTGTTCGGGGTCAACTCCAGAGCATGCTCCAAACTTCACGTGATGTGGCCTATC TGGTCCCTGTTCCCATCCTTACCTGACCCTGCCTGTGGATCCCTCTGGCTGCCTGCAGGGGATGCCCCTACTCCAAGCGCTGACTCGGAGAGACGGGAAGAGGATTCCTTTGACAGTGACTGTACAGCCACCTTGCTTAA CACCCGGCCACTGCAAGACTTGTCTCCATCTAGCTCAGCCCAAGCCCTGGAGGATCTGTTTCCCCGCTATGCCAGCCTTCGGCCAGGGCCCCCACTCAATCCCCCGGATTTTCAGGGGCTGAGAGATGCACTGGATTCAGAGCATACTCGTCGCAAG CATTGTGAGCGCCACATTCAGAGCCTGCAGACCCGAGTGCTAGAGCTTCAGCAACAGTTAGCCGTGGCTGTGACTGCCGACCGCAAGAAAGATATCATGATTGAACAACTGGACAAG ACCCTGGCCCGCGTGGTGGAGGGCTGGAACCGGCATGAAGCTGAGCGGACAGAGGTGCTTCGGGGACTCCAGGAGGAACGCCAGGCCGCTGAACTCACTAGAAGCAAGCAGCAGGAG ACAGTAACCCGCCTGGAACAAAGCCTTTCTGAGGCCGTGGAGGCCCTGAATCGTGAGCAGGAAAGTGCCAGACTGCAGCAACGGGAAAGAGAGACCCTG GAAGAGGAAAGGCAAGCGCTAACCCTGAGCTTGGAGCTAGAACAGCAGCAGTGCCGGGCCCTGCAGGACGAACGGGATGAGGCTCGGGCTGGGCAACTCAGTGAGCGTCGACTCTTGGAGACCCTTCAGGTGGCCCTAGAAGAAGAGCGGCAGACCCGGGCCCAGCAAGAGCGTCAGCTTAAGGAACGCTACCAGGCACTGCAGGAGGAGAGCCAGGCTCAGCTGGAAAGGGAGAAG GGGAACACCCAGAGGGAGTCGCAGGCAGCCCGAGAGGCGCAGCAGCAGCTGGCCTTGGTGCAGTCTGAGGTGCGGCGGTTGGAAGGAGACCTGGATACAGCTCGCAGAGAGAGAGATGCCCTGCAGCTGGAGATGAGCCTGGTgcag GCTCGGTATGAAAGCCAGCGGATCCAGATGGAGTCGGAGTTGGCCGTGCAGCTGGAGCAGCGAGTGACAGAGCGGCTGGCGCAGGCTCAGGAGAGCAGCCTGCGGCAAGCAGCCTCCCTGAGGGAGCATCACAG GAAGCAGCTGCAGGAGCTGAATGGACAGCACCAGCAGGAATTGTCCACCCAGTTGGCTCAGTTCAAGGTGGAAATGGCAGAACGAGAGGAAAGGCAGCAGCAGGTGGCTCAGGACTATGAGCTCAG ACTGGCCCGGGAGCAGGCACGAGTGCGTGAACTGCAGAGTGGGAACCAGCAGCTAGAGGAGCAGCGGGTGGAGCTGGTGGAGCGACTGCAGGCCATGCTGCAGGCCCACTGGGAGGAGGCAAACCAGCTGCTCAGCACCCCTCTCCTGCCGCCCAACCCCGCG GTTCCTCCAGTCAGCCCATCCAGCCCTGGGCCTCAGGAACCggagaagggggagaggaggatgTGGACTGTGCCCCCTGTGGCTGTGGCCCTAAAGCCAGTGTTGCAGCAGAGCCGGGAAGCAAGGGAAGAGCTGCCTGGAGTGCCGCCTGTtctctgcagcccctccccagatCTTAGCCTCCTGCTGGGCCCCACTTTCCAGAGCCAGCATTCCTTCCAGCCCCTAGAGCCAAAGCCTGATCTCACTTCATCCTCAG CGGAGGCCTTCTCTGCAGTCGGAACCTTCCATCCCGATCACAGGGCTGAACGGCCGTTCCCTGAGGAAGATGCTGGGTCCGACAGGGATGGCTTCCTAAAGCAAGGGCTGCCGCCCGCTTCCCAGCTTCAGGGCCTCAAGCATTTTTTGCAGCAG CTGCTGGAGACAGCACCCCCGAGCAACGAGAACCCCTCTGCCGACCTGCTGCCCACCAAGTCTG GTCCTCTGACTGTCCCAACTTGGGAGGAAGCCCCTCAGGTGCCACGCCTCCCACCCCCCGTCCATAAAACTAAAGTGCCCTTAGCCATGGCGTCCAGTCTTTTCCGGGTCCATGAGCTTCCCTCAGCCCAGTCACAGAGCGGTGGTCCCCGCGGTGGCTCCCCAGAGAGAG GTGGAGATGGGCTCGCATCCTCGAGGCAGCTGATGGAGGTATCTCAGCTGCTGCGACTCTATCAAGCTCGAGGCTGGGGGGCGCTGCCTGCGGAGGATCTGCTGCTCTACCTGAAGAGGCTGGAACACAGCGGGTACCAGCCTGGAGGGACGGGAGGAAAGATTAG GACTGACAGCCGAGGGGATGATGTCCCCAGAAGGAACACAGACTCCCGCTTGGGTGAGATCCCCCGGAAAGAG ATTCCCTCCCAGGCTCTCCCTCGCCGCCTTGCTACAGCCCCTAAGACTGAAAAGCCTCCAGCTCGGAAAAAAAGTGGGCACCCGGCCCCTGGTAGCGCGCGGAGTCGGGGGGGAATCTGGAGATAA
- the CNTROB gene encoding centrobin isoform X5: MVPGISLRWKVFGVNSRACSKLHVMWPIWSLFPSLPDPACGSLWLPAGDAPTPSADSERREEDSFDSDCTATLLNTRPLQDLSPSSSAQALEDLFPRYASLRPGPPLNPPDFQGLRDALDSEHTRRKHCERHIQSLQTRVLELQQQLAVAVTADRKKDIMIEQLDKTLARVVEGWNRHEAERTEVLRGLQEERQAAELTRSKQQETVTRLEQSLSEAVEALNREQESARLQQRERETLEEERQALTLSLELEQQQCRALQDERDEARAGQLSERRLLETLQVALEEERQTRAQQERQLKERYQALQEESQAQLEREKGNTQRESQAAREAQQQLALVQSEVRRLEGDLDTARRERDALQLEMSLVQARYESQRIQMESELAVQLEQRVTERLAQAQESSLRQAASLREHHRKQLQELNGQHQQELSTQLAQFKVEMAEREERQQQVAQDYELRLAREQARVRELQSGNQQLEEQRVELVERLQAMLQAHWEEANQLLSTPLLPPNPAVPPVSPSSPGPQEPEKGERRMWTVPPVAVALKPVLQQSREAREELPGVPPVLCSPSPDLSLLLGPTFQSQHSFQPLEPKPDLTSSSAEAFSAVGTFHPDHRAERPFPEEDAGSDRDGFLKQGLPPASQLQGLKHFLQQLLETAPPSNENPSADLLPTKSGPLTVPTWEEAPQVPRLPPPVHKTKVPLAMASSLFRVHELPSAQSQSGGPRGGSPERGGDGLASSRQLMEVSQLLRLYQARGWGALPAEDLLLYLKRLEHSGTDSRGDDVPRRNTDSRLGEIPRKEIPSQALPRRLATAPKTEKPPARKKSGHPAPGSARSRGGIWR; the protein is encoded by the exons ATGGTTCCAGGCATATCTTTGAGATGGAAAGTGTTCGGGGTCAACTCCAGAGCATGCTCCAAACTTCACGTGATGTGGCCTATC TGGTCCCTGTTCCCATCCTTACCTGACCCTGCCTGTGGATCCCTCTGGCTGCCTGCAGGGGATGCCCCTACTCCAAGCGCTGACTCGGAGAGACGGGAAGAGGATTCCTTTGACAGTGACTGTACAGCCACCTTGCTTAA CACCCGGCCACTGCAAGACTTGTCTCCATCTAGCTCAGCCCAAGCCCTGGAGGATCTGTTTCCCCGCTATGCCAGCCTTCGGCCAGGGCCCCCACTCAATCCCCCGGATTTTCAGGGGCTGAGAGATGCACTGGATTCAGAGCATACTCGTCGCAAG CATTGTGAGCGCCACATTCAGAGCCTGCAGACCCGAGTGCTAGAGCTTCAGCAACAGTTAGCCGTGGCTGTGACTGCCGACCGCAAGAAAGATATCATGATTGAACAACTGGACAAG ACCCTGGCCCGCGTGGTGGAGGGCTGGAACCGGCATGAAGCTGAGCGGACAGAGGTGCTTCGGGGACTCCAGGAGGAACGCCAGGCCGCTGAACTCACTAGAAGCAAGCAGCAGGAG ACAGTAACCCGCCTGGAACAAAGCCTTTCTGAGGCCGTGGAGGCCCTGAATCGTGAGCAGGAAAGTGCCAGACTGCAGCAACGGGAAAGAGAGACCCTG GAAGAGGAAAGGCAAGCGCTAACCCTGAGCTTGGAGCTAGAACAGCAGCAGTGCCGGGCCCTGCAGGACGAACGGGATGAGGCTCGGGCTGGGCAACTCAGTGAGCGTCGACTCTTGGAGACCCTTCAGGTGGCCCTAGAAGAAGAGCGGCAGACCCGGGCCCAGCAAGAGCGTCAGCTTAAGGAACGCTACCAGGCACTGCAGGAGGAGAGCCAGGCTCAGCTGGAAAGGGAGAAG GGGAACACCCAGAGGGAGTCGCAGGCAGCCCGAGAGGCGCAGCAGCAGCTGGCCTTGGTGCAGTCTGAGGTGCGGCGGTTGGAAGGAGACCTGGATACAGCTCGCAGAGAGAGAGATGCCCTGCAGCTGGAGATGAGCCTGGTgcag GCTCGGTATGAAAGCCAGCGGATCCAGATGGAGTCGGAGTTGGCCGTGCAGCTGGAGCAGCGAGTGACAGAGCGGCTGGCGCAGGCTCAGGAGAGCAGCCTGCGGCAAGCAGCCTCCCTGAGGGAGCATCACAG GAAGCAGCTGCAGGAGCTGAATGGACAGCACCAGCAGGAATTGTCCACCCAGTTGGCTCAGTTCAAGGTGGAAATGGCAGAACGAGAGGAAAGGCAGCAGCAGGTGGCTCAGGACTATGAGCTCAG ACTGGCCCGGGAGCAGGCACGAGTGCGTGAACTGCAGAGTGGGAACCAGCAGCTAGAGGAGCAGCGGGTGGAGCTGGTGGAGCGACTGCAGGCCATGCTGCAGGCCCACTGGGAGGAGGCAAACCAGCTGCTCAGCACCCCTCTCCTGCCGCCCAACCCCGCG GTTCCTCCAGTCAGCCCATCCAGCCCTGGGCCTCAGGAACCggagaagggggagaggaggatgTGGACTGTGCCCCCTGTGGCTGTGGCCCTAAAGCCAGTGTTGCAGCAGAGCCGGGAAGCAAGGGAAGAGCTGCCTGGAGTGCCGCCTGTtctctgcagcccctccccagatCTTAGCCTCCTGCTGGGCCCCACTTTCCAGAGCCAGCATTCCTTCCAGCCCCTAGAGCCAAAGCCTGATCTCACTTCATCCTCAG CGGAGGCCTTCTCTGCAGTCGGAACCTTCCATCCCGATCACAGGGCTGAACGGCCGTTCCCTGAGGAAGATGCTGGGTCCGACAGGGATGGCTTCCTAAAGCAAGGGCTGCCGCCCGCTTCCCAGCTTCAGGGCCTCAAGCATTTTTTGCAGCAG CTGCTGGAGACAGCACCCCCGAGCAACGAGAACCCCTCTGCCGACCTGCTGCCCACCAAGTCTG GTCCTCTGACTGTCCCAACTTGGGAGGAAGCCCCTCAGGTGCCACGCCTCCCACCCCCCGTCCATAAAACTAAAGTGCCCTTAGCCATGGCGTCCAGTCTTTTCCGGGTCCATGAGCTTCCCTCAGCCCAGTCACAGAGCGGTGGTCCCCGCGGTGGCTCCCCAGAGAGAG GTGGAGATGGGCTCGCATCCTCGAGGCAGCTGATGGAGGTATCTCAGCTGCTGCGACTCTATCAAGCTCGAGGCTGGGGGGCGCTGCCTGCGGAGGATCTGCTGCTCTACCTGAAGAGGCTGGAACACAGCGG GACTGACAGCCGAGGGGATGATGTCCCCAGAAGGAACACAGACTCCCGCTTGGGTGAGATCCCCCGGAAAGAG ATTCCCTCCCAGGCTCTCCCTCGCCGCCTTGCTACAGCCCCTAAGACTGAAAAGCCTCCAGCTCGGAAAAAAAGTGGGCACCCGGCCCCTGGTAGCGCGCGGAGTCGGGGGGGAATCTGGAGATAA
- the CNTROB gene encoding centrobin isoform X4: MESVRGQLQSMLQTSRDVAYRDAPTPSADSERREEDSFDSDCTATLLNTRPLQDLSPSSSAQALEDLFPRYASLRPGPPLNPPDFQGLRDALDSEHTRRKHCERHIQSLQTRVLELQQQLAVAVTADRKKDIMIEQLDKTLARVVEGWNRHEAERTEVLRGLQEERQAAELTRSKQQETVTRLEQSLSEAVEALNREQESARLQQRERETLEEERQALTLSLELEQQQCRALQDERDEARAGQLSERRLLETLQVALEEERQTRAQQERQLKERYQALQEESQAQLEREKGNTQRESQAAREAQQQLALVQSEVRRLEGDLDTARRERDALQLEMSLVQARYESQRIQMESELAVQLEQRVTERLAQAQESSLRQAASLREHHRKQLQELNGQHQQELSTQLAQFKVEMAEREERQQQVAQDYELRLAREQARVRELQSGNQQLEEQRVELVERLQAMLQAHWEEANQLLSTPLLPPNPAVPPVSPSSPGPQEPEKGERRMWTVPPVAVALKPVLQQSREAREELPGVPPVLCSPSPDLSLLLGPTFQSQHSFQPLEPKPDLTSSSAEAFSAVGTFHPDHRAERPFPEEDAGSDRDGFLKQGLPPASQLQGLKHFLQQLLETAPPSNENPSADLLPTKSGPLTVPTWEEAPQVPRLPPPVHKTKVPLAMASSLFRVHELPSAQSQSGGPRGGSPERGGDGLASSRQLMEVSQLLRLYQARGWGALPAEDLLLYLKRLEHSGYQPGGTGGKIRTDSRGDDVPRRNTDSRLGEIPRKEIPSQALPRRLATAPKTEKPPARKKSGHPAPGSARSRGGIWR, encoded by the exons ATGGAAAGTGTTCGGGGTCAACTCCAGAGCATGCTCCAAACTTCACGTGATGTGGCCTATC GGGATGCCCCTACTCCAAGCGCTGACTCGGAGAGACGGGAAGAGGATTCCTTTGACAGTGACTGTACAGCCACCTTGCTTAA CACCCGGCCACTGCAAGACTTGTCTCCATCTAGCTCAGCCCAAGCCCTGGAGGATCTGTTTCCCCGCTATGCCAGCCTTCGGCCAGGGCCCCCACTCAATCCCCCGGATTTTCAGGGGCTGAGAGATGCACTGGATTCAGAGCATACTCGTCGCAAG CATTGTGAGCGCCACATTCAGAGCCTGCAGACCCGAGTGCTAGAGCTTCAGCAACAGTTAGCCGTGGCTGTGACTGCCGACCGCAAGAAAGATATCATGATTGAACAACTGGACAAG ACCCTGGCCCGCGTGGTGGAGGGCTGGAACCGGCATGAAGCTGAGCGGACAGAGGTGCTTCGGGGACTCCAGGAGGAACGCCAGGCCGCTGAACTCACTAGAAGCAAGCAGCAGGAG ACAGTAACCCGCCTGGAACAAAGCCTTTCTGAGGCCGTGGAGGCCCTGAATCGTGAGCAGGAAAGTGCCAGACTGCAGCAACGGGAAAGAGAGACCCTG GAAGAGGAAAGGCAAGCGCTAACCCTGAGCTTGGAGCTAGAACAGCAGCAGTGCCGGGCCCTGCAGGACGAACGGGATGAGGCTCGGGCTGGGCAACTCAGTGAGCGTCGACTCTTGGAGACCCTTCAGGTGGCCCTAGAAGAAGAGCGGCAGACCCGGGCCCAGCAAGAGCGTCAGCTTAAGGAACGCTACCAGGCACTGCAGGAGGAGAGCCAGGCTCAGCTGGAAAGGGAGAAG GGGAACACCCAGAGGGAGTCGCAGGCAGCCCGAGAGGCGCAGCAGCAGCTGGCCTTGGTGCAGTCTGAGGTGCGGCGGTTGGAAGGAGACCTGGATACAGCTCGCAGAGAGAGAGATGCCCTGCAGCTGGAGATGAGCCTGGTgcag GCTCGGTATGAAAGCCAGCGGATCCAGATGGAGTCGGAGTTGGCCGTGCAGCTGGAGCAGCGAGTGACAGAGCGGCTGGCGCAGGCTCAGGAGAGCAGCCTGCGGCAAGCAGCCTCCCTGAGGGAGCATCACAG GAAGCAGCTGCAGGAGCTGAATGGACAGCACCAGCAGGAATTGTCCACCCAGTTGGCTCAGTTCAAGGTGGAAATGGCAGAACGAGAGGAAAGGCAGCAGCAGGTGGCTCAGGACTATGAGCTCAG ACTGGCCCGGGAGCAGGCACGAGTGCGTGAACTGCAGAGTGGGAACCAGCAGCTAGAGGAGCAGCGGGTGGAGCTGGTGGAGCGACTGCAGGCCATGCTGCAGGCCCACTGGGAGGAGGCAAACCAGCTGCTCAGCACCCCTCTCCTGCCGCCCAACCCCGCG GTTCCTCCAGTCAGCCCATCCAGCCCTGGGCCTCAGGAACCggagaagggggagaggaggatgTGGACTGTGCCCCCTGTGGCTGTGGCCCTAAAGCCAGTGTTGCAGCAGAGCCGGGAAGCAAGGGAAGAGCTGCCTGGAGTGCCGCCTGTtctctgcagcccctccccagatCTTAGCCTCCTGCTGGGCCCCACTTTCCAGAGCCAGCATTCCTTCCAGCCCCTAGAGCCAAAGCCTGATCTCACTTCATCCTCAG CGGAGGCCTTCTCTGCAGTCGGAACCTTCCATCCCGATCACAGGGCTGAACGGCCGTTCCCTGAGGAAGATGCTGGGTCCGACAGGGATGGCTTCCTAAAGCAAGGGCTGCCGCCCGCTTCCCAGCTTCAGGGCCTCAAGCATTTTTTGCAGCAG CTGCTGGAGACAGCACCCCCGAGCAACGAGAACCCCTCTGCCGACCTGCTGCCCACCAAGTCTG GTCCTCTGACTGTCCCAACTTGGGAGGAAGCCCCTCAGGTGCCACGCCTCCCACCCCCCGTCCATAAAACTAAAGTGCCCTTAGCCATGGCGTCCAGTCTTTTCCGGGTCCATGAGCTTCCCTCAGCCCAGTCACAGAGCGGTGGTCCCCGCGGTGGCTCCCCAGAGAGAG GTGGAGATGGGCTCGCATCCTCGAGGCAGCTGATGGAGGTATCTCAGCTGCTGCGACTCTATCAAGCTCGAGGCTGGGGGGCGCTGCCTGCGGAGGATCTGCTGCTCTACCTGAAGAGGCTGGAACACAGCGGGTACCAGCCTGGAGGGACGGGAGGAAAGATTAG GACTGACAGCCGAGGGGATGATGTCCCCAGAAGGAACACAGACTCCCGCTTGGGTGAGATCCCCCGGAAAGAG ATTCCCTCCCAGGCTCTCCCTCGCCGCCTTGCTACAGCCCCTAAGACTGAAAAGCCTCCAGCTCGGAAAAAAAGTGGGCACCCGGCCCCTGGTAGCGCGCGGAGTCGGGGGGGAATCTGGAGATAA
- the CNTROB gene encoding centrobin isoform X1 — MATSATSPSSPLRAKDLLSDSSEAPGLNQVSSEVTSQLYASLHLSRQAETTARAQLYLPSTSPPPHEVLDGLAQELSCSLSAGLENNLKKKDGSRHIFEMESVRGQLQSMLQTSRDVAYRDAPTPSADSERREEDSFDSDCTATLLNTRPLQDLSPSSSAQALEDLFPRYASLRPGPPLNPPDFQGLRDALDSEHTRRKHCERHIQSLQTRVLELQQQLAVAVTADRKKDIMIEQLDKTLARVVEGWNRHEAERTEVLRGLQEERQAAELTRSKQQETVTRLEQSLSEAVEALNREQESARLQQRERETLEEERQALTLSLELEQQQCRALQDERDEARAGQLSERRLLETLQVALEEERQTRAQQERQLKERYQALQEESQAQLEREKGNTQRESQAAREAQQQLALVQSEVRRLEGDLDTARRERDALQLEMSLVQARYESQRIQMESELAVQLEQRVTERLAQAQESSLRQAASLREHHRKQLQELNGQHQQELSTQLAQFKVEMAEREERQQQVAQDYELRLAREQARVRELQSGNQQLEEQRVELVERLQAMLQAHWEEANQLLSTPLLPPNPAVPPVSPSSPGPQEPEKGERRMWTVPPVAVALKPVLQQSREAREELPGVPPVLCSPSPDLSLLLGPTFQSQHSFQPLEPKPDLTSSSAEAFSAVGTFHPDHRAERPFPEEDAGSDRDGFLKQGLPPASQLQGLKHFLQQLLETAPPSNENPSADLLPTKSGPLTVPTWEEAPQVPRLPPPVHKTKVPLAMASSLFRVHELPSAQSQSGGPRGGSPERGGDGLASSRQLMEVSQLLRLYQARGWGALPAEDLLLYLKRLEHSGYQPGGTGGKIRTDSRGDDVPRRNTDSRLGEIPRKEIPSQALPRRLATAPKTEKPPARKKSGHPAPGSARSRGGIWR; from the exons ATGGCAACATCAGCTACCAGCCCCAGCTCACCTCTCAGGGCCAAGGATCTCCTGAGTGATTCATCAGAAGCCCCTGGGCTGAACCAAGTGTCCTCTGAAGTAACCTCCCAGCTCTATGCTTCTTTGCACCTCAGTCGTCAGGCAGAGACCACGGCCCGAGCCCAGCTGTATTtaccctccacctccccacctcctcatGAGGTGTTAGATGGCTTGGCACAAGAGCTGAGTTGCAGCTTGTCGGCTGGACTGGAGAACAACTTGAAGAAAAAG GATGGTTCCAGGCATATCTTTGAGATGGAAAGTGTTCGGGGTCAACTCCAGAGCATGCTCCAAACTTCACGTGATGTGGCCTATC GGGATGCCCCTACTCCAAGCGCTGACTCGGAGAGACGGGAAGAGGATTCCTTTGACAGTGACTGTACAGCCACCTTGCTTAA CACCCGGCCACTGCAAGACTTGTCTCCATCTAGCTCAGCCCAAGCCCTGGAGGATCTGTTTCCCCGCTATGCCAGCCTTCGGCCAGGGCCCCCACTCAATCCCCCGGATTTTCAGGGGCTGAGAGATGCACTGGATTCAGAGCATACTCGTCGCAAG CATTGTGAGCGCCACATTCAGAGCCTGCAGACCCGAGTGCTAGAGCTTCAGCAACAGTTAGCCGTGGCTGTGACTGCCGACCGCAAGAAAGATATCATGATTGAACAACTGGACAAG ACCCTGGCCCGCGTGGTGGAGGGCTGGAACCGGCATGAAGCTGAGCGGACAGAGGTGCTTCGGGGACTCCAGGAGGAACGCCAGGCCGCTGAACTCACTAGAAGCAAGCAGCAGGAG ACAGTAACCCGCCTGGAACAAAGCCTTTCTGAGGCCGTGGAGGCCCTGAATCGTGAGCAGGAAAGTGCCAGACTGCAGCAACGGGAAAGAGAGACCCTG GAAGAGGAAAGGCAAGCGCTAACCCTGAGCTTGGAGCTAGAACAGCAGCAGTGCCGGGCCCTGCAGGACGAACGGGATGAGGCTCGGGCTGGGCAACTCAGTGAGCGTCGACTCTTGGAGACCCTTCAGGTGGCCCTAGAAGAAGAGCGGCAGACCCGGGCCCAGCAAGAGCGTCAGCTTAAGGAACGCTACCAGGCACTGCAGGAGGAGAGCCAGGCTCAGCTGGAAAGGGAGAAG GGGAACACCCAGAGGGAGTCGCAGGCAGCCCGAGAGGCGCAGCAGCAGCTGGCCTTGGTGCAGTCTGAGGTGCGGCGGTTGGAAGGAGACCTGGATACAGCTCGCAGAGAGAGAGATGCCCTGCAGCTGGAGATGAGCCTGGTgcag GCTCGGTATGAAAGCCAGCGGATCCAGATGGAGTCGGAGTTGGCCGTGCAGCTGGAGCAGCGAGTGACAGAGCGGCTGGCGCAGGCTCAGGAGAGCAGCCTGCGGCAAGCAGCCTCCCTGAGGGAGCATCACAG GAAGCAGCTGCAGGAGCTGAATGGACAGCACCAGCAGGAATTGTCCACCCAGTTGGCTCAGTTCAAGGTGGAAATGGCAGAACGAGAGGAAAGGCAGCAGCAGGTGGCTCAGGACTATGAGCTCAG ACTGGCCCGGGAGCAGGCACGAGTGCGTGAACTGCAGAGTGGGAACCAGCAGCTAGAGGAGCAGCGGGTGGAGCTGGTGGAGCGACTGCAGGCCATGCTGCAGGCCCACTGGGAGGAGGCAAACCAGCTGCTCAGCACCCCTCTCCTGCCGCCCAACCCCGCG GTTCCTCCAGTCAGCCCATCCAGCCCTGGGCCTCAGGAACCggagaagggggagaggaggatgTGGACTGTGCCCCCTGTGGCTGTGGCCCTAAAGCCAGTGTTGCAGCAGAGCCGGGAAGCAAGGGAAGAGCTGCCTGGAGTGCCGCCTGTtctctgcagcccctccccagatCTTAGCCTCCTGCTGGGCCCCACTTTCCAGAGCCAGCATTCCTTCCAGCCCCTAGAGCCAAAGCCTGATCTCACTTCATCCTCAG CGGAGGCCTTCTCTGCAGTCGGAACCTTCCATCCCGATCACAGGGCTGAACGGCCGTTCCCTGAGGAAGATGCTGGGTCCGACAGGGATGGCTTCCTAAAGCAAGGGCTGCCGCCCGCTTCCCAGCTTCAGGGCCTCAAGCATTTTTTGCAGCAG CTGCTGGAGACAGCACCCCCGAGCAACGAGAACCCCTCTGCCGACCTGCTGCCCACCAAGTCTG GTCCTCTGACTGTCCCAACTTGGGAGGAAGCCCCTCAGGTGCCACGCCTCCCACCCCCCGTCCATAAAACTAAAGTGCCCTTAGCCATGGCGTCCAGTCTTTTCCGGGTCCATGAGCTTCCCTCAGCCCAGTCACAGAGCGGTGGTCCCCGCGGTGGCTCCCCAGAGAGAG GTGGAGATGGGCTCGCATCCTCGAGGCAGCTGATGGAGGTATCTCAGCTGCTGCGACTCTATCAAGCTCGAGGCTGGGGGGCGCTGCCTGCGGAGGATCTGCTGCTCTACCTGAAGAGGCTGGAACACAGCGGGTACCAGCCTGGAGGGACGGGAGGAAAGATTAG GACTGACAGCCGAGGGGATGATGTCCCCAGAAGGAACACAGACTCCCGCTTGGGTGAGATCCCCCGGAAAGAG ATTCCCTCCCAGGCTCTCCCTCGCCGCCTTGCTACAGCCCCTAAGACTGAAAAGCCTCCAGCTCGGAAAAAAAGTGGGCACCCGGCCCCTGGTAGCGCGCGGAGTCGGGGGGGAATCTGGAGATAA